In the Bradyrhizobium guangzhouense genome, one interval contains:
- a CDS encoding VIT1/CCC1 transporter family protein, protein MPATPHIEKHFTASESVRDVVIGMADGLTVPFALAAGLSAAVTSTDVIVTAGLAEVVAGAIAMGLGGYLAARTDAEHYAAEEQREHHEIDQLREREIQEVEQIFREYGLEGDALKSVVGAVSANRQRWVDFMMRFELGLERPDPKRAPISAATIGGSYVVGGLIPLVPYMFTHNIGTALQISVAATGVALLCFGAVKGQFTGVNKVKSALQTLLVGGLAAGAAFWLAHLFG, encoded by the coding sequence GTGCCAGCCACCCCTCATATCGAGAAGCACTTCACTGCCTCCGAAAGCGTCCGTGACGTCGTGATCGGCATGGCCGACGGACTGACGGTGCCGTTTGCGCTGGCGGCCGGCCTTTCCGCGGCCGTCACCAGCACCGACGTGATTGTCACCGCAGGATTGGCCGAGGTCGTCGCCGGCGCGATCGCCATGGGACTTGGCGGGTATCTCGCCGCGCGTACAGACGCCGAGCACTACGCCGCGGAAGAACAGCGCGAGCACCATGAGATCGATCAGCTTCGCGAGCGGGAGATCCAGGAGGTGGAGCAGATCTTCCGGGAATACGGCCTCGAAGGAGATGCGCTCAAATCGGTCGTCGGCGCGGTTTCGGCGAACCGTCAGCGATGGGTCGATTTCATGATGCGCTTCGAACTGGGATTGGAGCGTCCCGACCCGAAGCGCGCGCCGATCAGCGCCGCGACGATTGGAGGCTCATATGTGGTCGGCGGCCTGATTCCGCTCGTGCCCTACATGTTCACCCACAACATCGGAACGGCCCTGCAGATCTCGGTCGCCGCGACTGGCGTCGCCCTGCTCTGCTTTGGGGCCGTCAAAGGCCAATTCACGGGCGTCAACAAGGTCAAGTCGGCGCTGCAAACGCTGCTGGTAGGCGGATTGGCCGCCGGAGCGGCGTTTTGGCTCGCGCATCTGTTCGGATAG
- a CDS encoding cation-translocating P-type ATPase → MSGAEGLSEAEVGARRKHFGANTIASRRPAGVLRLLVHQFKSPVVYLLSGAAGLAFYFGELEEGSAIFAVLAINTLIGFVTELKAVRSIEALRALGTRTARVRREGRVHVIPAADLVPGDVVVLEAGDAVSADLRLIETSRLSTDESSLTGESVAVDKQIEPVGADTRLGDRASMAFKGTAITRGTGAGVVVATGIITELGRVTRLVLEADPGHSPLERKLERLSMQLVWATIAVAAIIGAIGLSSGKDALLMIEAAIALAVAAIPEGLPIVATLALARGMWRMAQQNALIERLSAVETLGATTVILTDKTGTLTENRMTVRRLCTSSGEIALGTGAPGGGEEPQVAHDPQAAELLRIAVLCNDAHLDASEERGSGDPMEIALLRAGLRAGFRRTALLEGRGVVRKHAFDPVAKMMATVHEHGEGVLIAVKGAPEAVLAATTRVAVGGGEVALDDALRAEWLSRADRLGHEGLRVLACATRIDQVADAAPYDRLVLAGLVGLEDPARADVPPAIQDCRQSGIRVVMVTGDHVVTAKSIGRAVGLGENVANVVEGRNIGRMIETGQPALRDVGIFARVTPDEKLALVRTYQASGEIVAMTGDGVNDAPALRQADIGVAMGLRGTDVAREAAAMILLDDAFPTIIRAIHEGRVIFANIRRFVAYLLSCNLSEVLAVGLAVSLALPLPLLPLQILYLNLVTDVFPAFALAMGEGEEGILKRPPRDPKEPILGRRQWVAIVLHGATLTAGTFGALAASSWFALDARSTVTTTFLTLAFAQLWHVFNMRDPRSPFFVNEVTRNGWVWGALLLCATLLAVPPYLSSAAHLLQLAPPTAEMWSIVIVSSALPLLATQAASAAVRGWLADVR, encoded by the coding sequence GTGTCCGGCGCCGAGGGATTGTCCGAAGCCGAGGTCGGCGCACGGCGCAAGCATTTCGGCGCGAACACCATCGCCTCGCGGCGTCCAGCCGGCGTGCTGCGCCTGCTGGTGCACCAGTTCAAGAGCCCGGTCGTCTATCTCCTGAGCGGCGCAGCAGGACTGGCGTTTTATTTCGGCGAGCTCGAGGAGGGCAGCGCCATCTTTGCGGTGCTTGCCATCAACACGCTGATCGGCTTCGTGACCGAGTTGAAGGCGGTCCGATCGATCGAGGCTTTGCGCGCGCTCGGCACGCGGACCGCCCGCGTCCGACGCGAGGGACGGGTTCATGTGATCCCGGCCGCGGATCTGGTTCCGGGCGATGTCGTGGTCCTGGAGGCTGGTGATGCCGTTTCGGCCGATTTGCGCCTCATCGAGACATCTCGTCTTTCAACGGACGAGTCGTCGCTGACCGGAGAATCAGTCGCCGTCGACAAGCAGATCGAGCCGGTCGGCGCAGACACCCGTCTCGGCGATCGCGCGTCGATGGCGTTCAAGGGCACCGCGATTACGCGCGGCACCGGCGCGGGTGTCGTGGTCGCGACCGGAATCATCACGGAACTCGGCCGGGTGACGCGGCTCGTTCTCGAAGCCGATCCGGGTCATTCGCCCCTCGAGCGCAAGCTCGAGCGTCTGTCGATGCAACTCGTCTGGGCGACCATCGCTGTCGCCGCCATCATCGGTGCCATTGGTCTATCGAGTGGCAAGGACGCTCTCCTGATGATCGAGGCGGCTATCGCGCTCGCCGTAGCCGCAATTCCAGAAGGTCTCCCCATCGTCGCGACGCTTGCGCTCGCCCGTGGCATGTGGCGCATGGCGCAGCAAAATGCGCTGATCGAACGTCTCTCGGCGGTCGAGACGCTCGGGGCGACCACGGTCATTCTCACCGACAAGACCGGTACCCTGACCGAAAATCGGATGACGGTACGACGGCTCTGCACATCCTCAGGCGAGATCGCGCTCGGGACCGGCGCTCCAGGGGGAGGCGAGGAGCCGCAGGTCGCTCACGATCCACAGGCGGCCGAATTGCTCCGGATCGCGGTCCTCTGCAACGACGCGCATCTCGATGCTTCCGAGGAGCGCGGCAGCGGCGATCCCATGGAGATTGCGCTTCTGCGTGCCGGGCTGCGCGCCGGATTCAGGCGGACAGCCTTGCTGGAAGGGCGCGGCGTCGTGCGCAAGCATGCTTTTGATCCCGTCGCCAAGATGATGGCGACCGTTCATGAGCATGGGGAGGGTGTACTGATTGCCGTGAAAGGGGCGCCCGAGGCGGTCCTGGCGGCGACGACGCGCGTAGCTGTCGGGGGCGGCGAAGTCGCGCTTGATGACGCCTTGCGAGCGGAGTGGCTCAGCCGAGCCGATCGGCTCGGCCATGAAGGCCTGCGGGTACTCGCCTGCGCGACGAGGATCGACCAGGTGGCCGATGCCGCACCCTATGACAGGCTGGTGCTTGCTGGTCTTGTCGGCTTGGAAGACCCCGCGCGGGCCGACGTGCCACCGGCCATCCAGGACTGCCGGCAATCGGGAATTCGCGTTGTCATGGTCACAGGCGATCACGTGGTGACGGCGAAAAGTATCGGTCGAGCCGTCGGGCTTGGGGAGAACGTTGCGAATGTCGTGGAGGGCAGGAATATCGGGCGGATGATTGAAACCGGGCAGCCTGCGCTCCGGGACGTCGGAATTTTCGCGAGAGTAACTCCGGATGAAAAACTCGCTCTCGTCCGGACGTATCAGGCTTCGGGCGAGATTGTCGCCATGACGGGGGACGGGGTGAATGACGCACCCGCTCTGCGGCAGGCCGATATCGGTGTGGCGATGGGATTGCGTGGGACCGATGTGGCCCGCGAAGCGGCCGCCATGATCCTGCTCGACGACGCGTTTCCAACCATCATCAGGGCGATCCACGAAGGGCGGGTGATCTTCGCCAATATCCGTCGCTTCGTCGCCTACCTCTTGTCCTGCAATCTCAGCGAGGTGTTGGCGGTCGGCCTTGCCGTATCGCTGGCGCTGCCTTTACCGCTCTTGCCGCTGCAAATCCTGTATCTCAATTTGGTAACCGACGTCTTCCCCGCTTTCGCGCTCGCCATGGGCGAGGGCGAGGAGGGCATCCTCAAACGTCCGCCGCGCGATCCAAAAGAGCCCATTCTGGGCCGCCGGCAATGGGTCGCCATCGTCCTGCACGGGGCGACGTTGACCGCAGGCACCTTCGGGGCGCTGGCTGCATCGTCCTGGTTCGCTCTCGATGCCCGCTCAACAGTCACCACCACGTTCCTGACGCTCGCCTTTGCCCAGCTTTGGCACGTGTTCAACATGCGCGATCCGCGCTCGCCGTTCTTCGTCAACGAAGTCACGCGGAACGGCTGGGTTTGGGGTGCGCTTCTGCTCTGTGCAACACTACTCGCTGTACCGCCCTACCTATCGTCGGCTGCGCATCTGTTACAGCTTGCGCCCCCAACCGCCGAAATGTGGTCGATCGTGATTGTCTCGAGTGCGTTGCCGTTGCTCGCCACGCAGGCAGCCAGCGCGGCCGTCAGGGGATGGCTTGCGGACGTGCGATGA
- a CDS encoding heavy metal translocating P-type ATPase, whose amino-acid sequence MSFERVLRWALVTIAIAGLAGGILARVIGRPDLADLAWELGTAPVIGGLAVSIVRDFLSGRLGVDAIALLSMSAALALGQPLAGAVVALMYSGGNVLEDIAVARAERDLRSLVDRAPRQAHRKSGERIEEVPVDAVLVGEQLLVRAGEIVPVDGIVGSASATIDESAVTGEPIPVEKARGSAVLSGSLNAGETFELTVTAPAGESTYAGIVRMVTAAQTAKAPFVRLADRYALLLLPVTIAIAFVAWRISGDLTRSLAVLVAATPCPLILAAPVAFIAGVAQAARRGILAKGSAALEALARAHTVLFDKTGTLTVGGARLLSIEVAPGGDPDEVLRLGASLEQASHHVLAKTVVAAAVERGLELKAPEQVKEAMGSGLSGMIDGRQVTAGARQMLPSHAALSPWELRAIRRASWRSALIVFVAVDGRTIGALLLADELRADTPRAIRLLRDAGVARMVMVTGDRAAAAQAIGAALDLDAVLADRVPSDKVEAVRGEQRLHPTIMVGDGINDAPALAVADVGVALGARGASASSEAADVVILADRLDRVGEAIIIAQRARRIALQSIIVGIGLSLVAMVAATLGWLAPVPAAIAQEVIDVAVILNALRALTPALGAGGRRITAEQGLTLRHDHQALFRDLDRLRKIVDALDDVTPDSAGTLIGEAQLLVQSSVVKHERDDEDSVYPKLAEVLRERHGLSAMSRAHREILHLARLLSRIVEDMPSEKIDRYIVRDAQRVIEAIETLVRMHTAQEEDIYEAVSA is encoded by the coding sequence ATGTCGTTTGAGCGCGTCCTGCGATGGGCCCTGGTCACGATCGCCATCGCGGGACTGGCCGGTGGAATTCTTGCACGAGTGATTGGCCGGCCCGATCTGGCCGATCTCGCCTGGGAGTTAGGCACGGCACCCGTGATCGGAGGACTGGCGGTCTCGATCGTCAGGGATTTTCTCAGCGGCCGCCTCGGCGTGGACGCGATAGCGCTGCTATCCATGAGCGCGGCCTTGGCGCTCGGCCAACCGCTTGCTGGAGCCGTGGTCGCCTTGATGTACTCCGGCGGCAACGTGCTGGAAGACATCGCGGTCGCACGCGCCGAGCGCGACCTGCGCTCGCTGGTCGATCGCGCGCCGCGCCAGGCTCACCGCAAGAGCGGGGAACGGATCGAAGAGGTTCCGGTCGATGCCGTCTTGGTCGGCGAGCAACTCCTGGTGCGCGCCGGCGAGATCGTGCCGGTCGACGGTATCGTTGGCTCGGCCTCGGCGACCATCGACGAGTCCGCCGTGACAGGCGAACCGATCCCGGTCGAAAAGGCGCGTGGCAGTGCCGTTCTGTCGGGGTCGCTGAATGCGGGCGAGACGTTCGAGTTGACCGTGACTGCGCCGGCCGGCGAGAGCACCTATGCCGGCATCGTGCGCATGGTAACGGCGGCGCAAACGGCAAAAGCGCCCTTTGTGCGGCTGGCCGATCGCTACGCGCTGCTTCTCCTGCCGGTGACGATTGCGATCGCCTTCGTGGCGTGGCGGATCTCCGGGGATCTGACCCGCAGTCTTGCCGTGCTGGTGGCGGCGACGCCTTGCCCGCTGATCCTGGCTGCACCGGTCGCTTTCATTGCCGGCGTCGCGCAAGCGGCGCGCCGCGGCATCCTGGCCAAGGGCAGTGCGGCGCTGGAGGCCTTGGCGCGCGCGCATACCGTGCTGTTCGACAAGACGGGCACGCTGACCGTCGGAGGGGCGCGGCTGCTTTCCATCGAGGTTGCACCGGGAGGCGACCCGGACGAGGTTCTCCGGCTCGGGGCATCGCTCGAGCAGGCCTCGCATCACGTGCTGGCCAAGACCGTGGTGGCGGCGGCCGTCGAGCGCGGCCTCGAGCTGAAAGCCCCCGAACAGGTCAAGGAGGCGATGGGCTCCGGTCTGAGCGGCATGATCGACGGACGGCAGGTCACCGCCGGCGCGCGGCAGATGCTTCCTTCGCATGCCGCGTTGTCGCCGTGGGAGCTGCGGGCAATCCGGCGCGCCTCGTGGCGCTCGGCGCTGATCGTCTTTGTCGCCGTGGATGGACGTACCATCGGTGCGTTGCTTCTGGCGGACGAGTTGCGGGCCGATACGCCGCGGGCGATCCGGCTGCTCCGCGATGCGGGCGTCGCGCGGATGGTGATGGTCACCGGCGATCGCGCCGCGGCGGCACAGGCCATCGGCGCGGCGCTCGACCTCGATGCCGTGCTGGCCGACCGCGTCCCCTCCGATAAGGTCGAGGCGGTGCGGGGCGAGCAACGGCTGCATCCGACCATCATGGTCGGCGATGGTATCAACGACGCCCCGGCGCTGGCCGTAGCCGACGTCGGCGTCGCGCTCGGGGCGCGGGGCGCCAGCGCGTCGTCCGAAGCGGCTGACGTGGTGATCCTGGCCGACCGCCTCGACCGTGTGGGCGAAGCCATCATCATTGCGCAGCGGGCGCGGCGGATTGCCCTGCAAAGTATTATCGTCGGCATCGGGTTGTCGCTCGTCGCGATGGTCGCTGCCACGCTGGGTTGGCTCGCCCCGGTGCCGGCGGCGATCGCGCAGGAGGTGATCGATGTCGCCGTCATCCTGAACGCACTGCGCGCACTCACTCCGGCCCTCGGCGCTGGCGGCCGTCGCATCACCGCGGAGCAGGGGCTGACATTGCGTCACGATCATCAGGCCTTGTTCAGGGACCTGGACCGCCTGCGCAAAATCGTCGATGCCCTGGACGACGTGACGCCGGACTCGGCCGGGACGTTGATCGGCGAGGCCCAGCTTCTGGTTCAGAGCAGCGTCGTGAAGCACGAGCGCGACGACGAAGACAGCGTCTATCCGAAGCTCGCGGAGGTGCTGCGCGAGCGCCATGGGCTCTCCGCCATGAGCCGGGCGCATCGCGAGATCCTGCATCTTGCCCGGCTGCTCAGCCGCATCGTCGAAGACATGCCCTCGGAGAAGATCGACCGCTATATCGTGCGGGACGCGCAACGCGTCATCGAGGCGATCGAGACGCTGGTGCGCATGCACACCGCCCAGGAAGAGGATATCTACGAAGCCGTGTCGGCTTAG
- a CDS encoding efflux RND transporter periplasmic adaptor subunit: MRITGRHIGIAAGALAVAGITVWFMVPAPVAVETAIATKGRFVATVDEDGKTRVRERYVVAAPLAGRLGRIRFKVGDQVQVDDSVATIEPSPAPLMDPRTRREVEERLGMAEANLERAKAVVERTQAQVNQANADLTRARTLAQQGAATTQTLERAELAARLADRELRAAEFQDHAAEHEISQMRALLARYANGGDGQPESWSVASPVAGVVLKVTTPSETIVQPGTPLLDIGDARDLEIVVDVLSTDAVEIGAGADVTIDHWGGEGKLTGRVRRVEPAAFTKISTLGVEEQRVNVLVDILSPAEKWARLGDGYQVDVQITVFAADDATIIPSGALFRRGESWNVYVEKDGRAELRQLELLRRSGRVAAVASGLAPGEKVIVYPSDRVAPGKRVSQRTP, encoded by the coding sequence ATGCGCATTACTGGCCGCCATATCGGAATTGCCGCGGGAGCTCTCGCTGTCGCCGGGATCACGGTCTGGTTCATGGTGCCGGCGCCGGTTGCGGTCGAGACGGCTATCGCGACCAAGGGGCGCTTCGTCGCCACCGTGGATGAAGACGGCAAGACACGCGTACGCGAGCGATATGTCGTCGCTGCGCCGCTCGCAGGACGGTTGGGCCGGATCCGCTTCAAGGTCGGCGACCAGGTGCAGGTCGACGACTCCGTCGCGACGATCGAGCCGTCGCCGGCGCCGCTGATGGATCCACGAACCCGGCGTGAGGTCGAGGAAAGACTGGGAATGGCCGAAGCCAACCTCGAACGGGCCAAGGCCGTCGTCGAGCGGACGCAAGCCCAGGTCAACCAGGCAAATGCCGATCTGACGCGGGCGCGAACCCTGGCCCAGCAAGGGGCCGCGACGACGCAGACACTTGAACGTGCGGAACTTGCGGCACGCCTGGCTGACCGGGAACTGCGTGCGGCAGAATTCCAGGATCACGCCGCCGAGCATGAGATCAGCCAAATGCGCGCGTTGCTGGCCCGCTACGCCAACGGCGGCGACGGTCAGCCGGAAAGCTGGAGCGTCGCGTCGCCGGTCGCCGGCGTCGTCTTGAAGGTGACGACGCCAAGCGAGACGATCGTGCAGCCTGGTACGCCGCTTCTGGACATCGGCGACGCCAGGGATCTCGAAATCGTGGTCGATGTCCTCAGCACTGACGCGGTCGAGATCGGCGCGGGGGCTGACGTCACGATCGACCATTGGGGCGGCGAGGGGAAGCTGACGGGGCGAGTGCGCCGGGTTGAGCCCGCGGCCTTCACCAAGATCTCTACCCTCGGCGTCGAAGAGCAAAGGGTCAATGTTCTCGTCGATATCCTGTCGCCAGCGGAAAAGTGGGCGCGACTCGGCGACGGCTATCAGGTGGACGTTCAGATCACCGTCTTCGCAGCGGACGATGCGACGATCATCCCATCTGGCGCGCTGTTTCGCCGCGGAGAGAGCTGGAACGTCTATGTGGAGAAGGATGGGCGGGCCGAATTACGTCAACTCGAGCTCTTGCGCCGTTCGGGTCGCGTCGCGGCCGTCGCGTCCGGCCTCGCTCCGGGGGAAAAGGTGATCGTCTATCCCAGTGATCGTGTGGCGCCGGGCAAGCGCGTCTCGCAACGAACGCCTTGA
- a CDS encoding ABC transporter permease: MSLLDRKLRRDISAMRGQVLTIALLVAAGVAVFVGSVSTYESLGRAVERFYATTRFPQVFVTLKRAPLSIVTQLNAIPGVASVEPRIVREVIVDWPAASQPVSARMVSLNHAGDENLARLSLRRGTAPDPGSSREAAINEAFAEANGVNPGDDIRVLLNGKVKAFHISGVALSPEYVYAVKPGLPIPDDRLYAILWVDRSAAEAGFDMKAAFNDVVISLAPGTDPKPVIDELDRLLEPYGSVGAVERRDQASNRFLEDELNQQKVMSTTIPFIFFGVAAFLLNSALGRLVAAQREQIAALKALGFPTTALSLHYLKLILVIVLIGAVLGIAAGWGFGKAMIASYQGFFRLPQLPFELVPWAAAVGIAISVTAASLGVLTALRQVVRLAPAVAMRPAAPLDFRRSWIEALLPRNAARSRRMMILRNTAGRPLRSLLTVAGVALAVPMMVLGIFWRDAIGEMIDLQFNLVERGNATVTFPHPMDRAIIRDLAREPGVLAAEGQRIVPVRLRAGQRSYLTSVIGLSVGHQLRRPRDAMLRPIAAAPDAITLTRRLAERLDVQAGGIISVEAMEGRRRKRDLPVSAIVDESIGMATYMEIETLNRFTDEGAVVSAASLYVEPTAMLALGRKFKNLPTIESVTMKAYTLTSFMDKIAGLVFVTAGILAAFATIITVGVVYNSARIGLQERAWELASLRVLGFTRGEVAGILFGEFAVEITLGIVIGLPLSRIVIDLIARLHSNESFQIPAVVAPQTYVIAAGVVLLAAAASAYIVKGRVDRLDLVAALKTRE; the protein is encoded by the coding sequence GTGAGCCTGCTCGATCGAAAACTGCGGCGCGACATCAGTGCCATGCGGGGACAGGTGCTCACCATCGCCTTGCTGGTCGCCGCCGGCGTCGCCGTCTTCGTGGGGTCGGTCTCGACATACGAATCCCTCGGCAGGGCCGTGGAGCGCTTCTACGCGACGACGCGCTTTCCGCAAGTGTTCGTGACGCTCAAGCGCGCACCATTGTCGATCGTCACGCAGCTCAATGCAATTCCCGGGGTCGCCTCGGTCGAGCCGCGCATCGTCCGCGAAGTCATCGTCGACTGGCCGGCGGCTTCGCAGCCGGTCTCGGCCCGCATGGTATCGCTCAATCATGCCGGGGACGAGAACCTTGCCCGACTGAGTCTACGCCGAGGCACGGCGCCCGATCCGGGTTCCTCGAGGGAGGCCGCGATCAACGAGGCGTTCGCAGAAGCGAATGGGGTGAATCCCGGTGATGATATCCGCGTGCTGCTGAACGGAAAGGTGAAAGCCTTTCACATTTCCGGCGTCGCGCTCTCGCCGGAATATGTCTACGCCGTCAAGCCGGGGCTGCCGATTCCCGACGATCGGCTCTATGCAATTCTCTGGGTCGACCGCAGCGCGGCGGAGGCCGGCTTCGACATGAAAGCGGCCTTCAACGACGTGGTCATTTCTCTGGCGCCGGGCACAGACCCCAAGCCGGTGATCGACGAGTTGGACCGCCTGCTCGAACCGTATGGATCGGTTGGCGCGGTCGAGCGGCGGGATCAGGCGTCCAACCGGTTTCTCGAAGACGAGTTGAACCAGCAAAAGGTGATGTCGACGACCATCCCGTTCATCTTCTTCGGCGTTGCTGCGTTCCTGCTCAACAGCGCGCTCGGCAGGCTGGTTGCGGCCCAGCGCGAGCAGATCGCGGCATTGAAGGCGCTGGGCTTTCCTACGACCGCGCTGAGCCTGCACTACCTCAAGCTGATACTCGTCATCGTGTTGATTGGGGCGGTGCTGGGAATTGCTGCCGGCTGGGGCTTCGGAAAGGCAATGATCGCAAGTTATCAGGGGTTCTTTCGCCTGCCGCAACTCCCGTTCGAGCTCGTCCCTTGGGCTGCGGCGGTGGGCATCGCCATTAGCGTGACCGCAGCCTCTCTCGGCGTTTTGACCGCGTTGCGGCAGGTCGTCCGTCTTGCGCCGGCGGTTGCCATGCGGCCCGCCGCGCCGCTCGACTTTCGCCGGTCCTGGATCGAGGCGCTGCTGCCACGCAATGCCGCGCGATCGCGCCGGATGATGATCCTGCGGAATACCGCCGGGCGTCCGCTTCGTTCGCTGCTGACGGTGGCCGGAGTAGCCCTTGCCGTTCCAATGATGGTGCTTGGGATATTCTGGCGCGACGCCATCGGTGAGATGATCGATCTGCAGTTCAATCTGGTGGAGCGTGGCAATGCGACGGTCACGTTTCCGCATCCGATGGATCGCGCGATCATTCGCGATCTGGCCCGCGAACCGGGCGTGCTGGCGGCGGAAGGACAGCGCATTGTGCCGGTGCGGCTTCGCGCCGGGCAACGAAGCTATCTGACGTCCGTGATCGGTCTTTCTGTCGGGCACCAATTGCGCCGGCCGCGTGACGCCATGCTGCGCCCGATCGCGGCCGCGCCCGACGCCATCACGCTCACCCGGCGTCTTGCCGAGCGGCTCGACGTACAGGCCGGCGGCATCATCTCGGTCGAAGCCATGGAGGGGCGGCGGCGCAAGCGAGATCTTCCGGTCAGTGCCATCGTCGACGAATCGATCGGGATGGCAACCTACATGGAGATCGAGACCCTGAACCGTTTCACGGACGAGGGCGCCGTGGTTTCGGCTGCAAGCCTGTATGTCGAGCCGACGGCAATGTTGGCATTGGGGCGGAAGTTCAAGAACCTCCCAACCATCGAATCCGTGACGATGAAGGCGTATACGCTCACATCCTTCATGGACAAGATCGCCGGCCTTGTCTTCGTCACGGCCGGCATCCTTGCTGCCTTTGCCACGATCATCACGGTGGGCGTGGTCTACAACAGTGCCCGCATCGGCTTGCAGGAACGAGCGTGGGAATTGGCCAGTTTGCGGGTGCTGGGTTTCACCCGCGGCGAGGTTGCGGGCATCCTTTTCGGTGAATTCGCCGTCGAGATCACGTTGGGCATAGTGATCGGCCTGCCACTTTCCCGCATCGTCATCGATCTGATCGCCAGGCTACACTCCAACGAAAGCTTTCAGATACCTGCGGTGGTCGCACCGCAGACTTACGTGATTGCAGCTGGAGTCGTGCTGCTCGCGGCCGCCGCCAGTGCCTACATCGTCAAGGGGCGCGTTGACCGGCTCGATCTGGTTGCAGCCCTCAAGACCAGGGAATGA
- a CDS encoding ABC transporter ATP-binding protein produces the protein MDVHPPKTGSTGSPVFRARALSKTYRMGEIDVHALRDVDLDIFEGEFVVLLGPSGSGKSTLLNILGGLDSPTSGEARWRDHNLVGATDAELTRYRREHVGFVFQFYNLIPSLTVLENVALVNEIADKPLDPLEVLALVGLEKRIDHFPSQLSGGEQQRVAVARAIVKSPDVLLCDEPTGALDYETGKVVLAAIARANERLGTTTIIITHNAAIAGMADRVLRLGGGRIVSEERNAHRLSAEEVRW, from the coding sequence ATGGACGTCCATCCGCCCAAGACGGGTAGCACCGGATCCCCGGTGTTTCGCGCCAGAGCGCTTTCGAAGACCTATCGAATGGGAGAGATCGACGTGCATGCGCTGCGCGACGTCGATCTCGACATCTTTGAGGGCGAGTTCGTCGTGCTCCTCGGGCCGTCAGGGTCGGGCAAGTCGACCTTGCTGAACATCCTTGGGGGCTTGGACAGCCCGACGTCCGGCGAGGCTCGTTGGCGAGACCACAATCTGGTCGGCGCAACCGACGCTGAATTGACGCGCTACAGGCGTGAGCATGTCGGCTTTGTCTTTCAGTTCTACAATCTCATCCCCAGCCTCACGGTGCTGGAGAACGTTGCCCTGGTCAACGAGATCGCGGACAAGCCGCTCGATCCGCTCGAAGTGCTAGCCCTGGTCGGGCTTGAAAAGCGGATCGACCACTTCCCCTCGCAACTGTCGGGCGGCGAGCAGCAACGCGTTGCAGTGGCCCGCGCCATCGTCAAGTCGCCCGATGTCCTGTTGTGCGACGAACCGACCGGCGCGCTGGACTACGAGACCGGAAAGGTGGTGCTTGCGGCCATCGCACGGGCCAATGAACGACTGGGCACGACGACCATCATCATCACTCACAATGCCGCAATCGCAGGCATGGCAGACCGCGTGCTGCGGCTTGGCGGCGGGCGAATCGTCTCCGAGGAGCGCAATGCACATCGGCTCTCGGCGGAAGAGGTGCGCTGGTGA
- a CDS encoding universal stress protein produces MAIRDVLLTLTSYPEPTPVSVIDRAVSLISPFAAHIAAISCEVHVQIPGTFLSGVGHVGSIVAGEAHKSRKNAQDLLATFEAASTKSALLHEIILERCLTSEVPNLLIDYARLRDLTIVPVPESYDQWHAEAIIFGSGRPTLVLPEASASKEAELNRVIVAWDFSRAAARAVSDAIPILEKAREVFVVTVTNEKAISSRRSSSELAKNLSRHGIDVVVEEVDAAGRSIGDVLAAQIASRRADLLVMGAYGHSRLREFILGGATRSILTKPPIPVLLSH; encoded by the coding sequence ATGGCCATCAGGGACGTTCTACTCACCTTGACCAGCTATCCCGAACCGACGCCGGTTTCGGTCATCGACCGCGCCGTTTCGCTGATCTCGCCATTTGCCGCGCACATCGCCGCGATCTCTTGTGAAGTTCATGTGCAGATACCCGGGACTTTCCTGTCCGGGGTCGGCCATGTCGGATCAATCGTGGCCGGCGAGGCTCACAAGAGCAGGAAAAATGCACAGGACCTGCTGGCGACCTTTGAAGCCGCCTCCACGAAATCGGCGCTGCTGCACGAGATCATTCTCGAGCGTTGCCTGACGTCCGAGGTCCCGAACCTCCTGATAGACTATGCTCGGCTGCGTGATCTCACCATCGTGCCGGTGCCGGAGTCCTACGACCAATGGCATGCTGAAGCGATCATCTTCGGTTCGGGAAGACCGACGCTGGTGCTGCCGGAGGCCTCCGCCTCGAAGGAAGCCGAACTCAACAGGGTGATCGTTGCGTGGGACTTCAGCCGCGCGGCGGCACGTGCGGTCTCCGATGCGATCCCGATCCTGGAGAAGGCGCGAGAGGTGTTTGTCGTCACGGTGACCAATGAGAAGGCGATTTCGAGCCGGCGTTCGTCGTCCGAGCTCGCGAAGAATCTCTCGCGTCATGGCATCGATGTGGTCGTCGAGGAGGTCGACGCTGCAGGACGGTCCATCGGCGATGTTCTGGCGGCTCAGATAGCGTCTCGCAGGGCGGATCTGCTCGTCATGGGGGCGTATGGTCATTCCCGCTTACGAGAGTTCATATTGGGAGGCGCGACCCGCAGCATTCTGACGAAGCCGCCAATTCCCGTGCTGCTGTCACACTGA